In Polyangiaceae bacterium, the genomic window GATCGGGTCCGCATCGAGAACAATTCCCTAATTGTTACGAATGTTTGCTCGCTGAATATGTGGCGCTTGACCGGGCCGCGCTTCCCCTGTTTTGTCACGCGCGAAAAGGACCCCCATGGCCCTCACGCGAGACGGAGTCTTCTGGTCAGCGTTCTCTGCCATGACGGAGAGAACGGTCGAAGCGACGGACGCACTGCGCGAGATGCTGGAGCAACCCGCGCGCGCCACCGAGCTCGCTGCGCGCATCAAGGACCTCGAGCACGCCGCGGACAAGATCACCCACGAGGTCGTGCAGGCGTTGCACCAGACCTGGATCACACCGCTCGACCGCGAGGAGATCCACGCGCTGATCACCAGCCTCGACTCCGTGCTCGACTTCGTGGACGCCGCCGGCGACAAGATCGCCCTCTACGAGGTCGACAGCGTGAGGCCGGAGGCGCTGGAGCTGGTCGAGACGCTGCAAAAGTCCGTGGCCGACATCCAGAAGGCGGTGAACGGCCTGCAGAAGATCAAGGATCCGGCGCCGCTCCTGGAGCTGTGCCGGAGCATCAACAAGCACGAGCACGACGCGGACATGATCTTCCGTCGCGCCCTGGCCCGCCTGTTCAAGGAACGGACCGACCCACTCGAGCTGATGAAGTGGCGCGACATCCTGGAGTCGATGGAGACCTCCACGGACCGCGCCGAGGACGTCGCCAACATCATCGAGGGCATCATCCTGGAGCACGCTTGATGACGGCGCTGCTCATCGCGATCATCGTCACGGCACTGATTTTCGATTTCATCAACGGGTTCCACGACGCGGCGAACTCCATCGCGACGGTGGTGAGCACCGGGTGCTCTCCCCGCGCGCCGCGGTGGTCTGGGCAGCGTTCTTCAACTTCGTGGCCTTCCTGGTCTACCCGACCCACGTTTCGGCCTCGATCGCCAAGGGAGTCGCGCTCTCCAGCGTCACCTACAACGTGATCCTGGCAACGCTCATCGGCGCCATCACCTGGAACCTCCTGACCTGGTGGTGGGGCCTGCCGAGCTCGTCGTCGCACGCGCTGATGGGCGCGTTCGCGGGCGGTGCCCTCGCTCACACGCCGAGCCTGTCGATCCTCGACATGAAGGTGTTCGGCAAGACCGTGGCGTTCATCCTGGTCGCACCCCTGCTCGGCAGCCTGATCGGCTTCCTGTTGATGAAGCTGACGAAGGCGATCTTCGGCAGGATGCGGCCGGGCAAGATAGACAAGGGGTTCCGGCGCGGGCAGCTCGTCTCCGCCGCCCTCTACTCCCTGGGGCACGGCGGCAACGACGCCCAGAAGACCATGGGCATCATCACGCTCCTGCTCATCACGGCGGGTCTGCAGGAGAAGAGCAAGCACGTCGAGCCACAGCTCTGGGTCGTGCTGATCTGTCACGCTGCCATGGGCCTCGGCACGCTGATGGGTGGCTGGCGCATCGTCAAGACCATGGGCATGAAGATCACCAAGCTCCGGCCGGTGGGCGGCTTTTGCGCGGAGACCAGCGGAGCCGTCACGCTGGCCATGGCAACCTTCATGGGCGTACCGGTCTCGACGACCCACACCATCACCGGCTCCATCGTGGGCGTGGGCACGGCCGAGCGGCGGCTGAACGCCGTTCGCTGGGGCGTGGCCGGGCGCATCGTCTGGGCCTGGATCTTCACCATCCCGGCGTCCGCGACCATCGCGGTGCTCTGCTACTTCGCGATCAAGGCGATCGCGGGCAATCCCTGAGGCTTTGCGGCCGCGGCGCGTCCGAGCCCCCAGTATACCGTTGCGGTCCGGTCCGGTCCGCGCCATCTTCGCCGCGCCCGACCGATTCGCGGTCGCCGATCCAACTTATCTCGCGTGAGGGTTTTCGCGAGGCTCGGGAGTCGCTCGTTTGCAGCCAATGGTCGCATTCCGGAGGAGTTCGCCGCCGGAGTCCGCGGCGAAGGGGCCCCGTTCCCGGCCCCAACCAGAGCCCGCACCTGGCCTGGAGCGACTTTCCGCCCGGGACCAAGTCCTTCGCGCTGATCTGCCACGACCGCGACGTGCCATCGAAGGCCGACGACGTGAACAAGACCGATCGCAGCGTGCCTTACGATCTGCCGCGGGTGGATTTCTACCATTGGGTTCTGGTGGACATTCCGCTCGGCGTCACGTCGCTGGAGGAGGGTGCCGACTCCGACGCCTTCGTACCGAAGGGCAAGCCGCTCGGTCCCACCAAGAACGGCCGCCGCGGCAAGAACAGCTATGGCGACTGGTTCGCCGGCGACCCGGCGATGGCCGGCGACTACGGTGGCTGGGACGGTCCGTGGCCTCCGTTCAACGACGAGCGGCTGCACCACTACACCTTCACCATCTACGCCCTCGACGTGCCCTCGCTGGACGTGCCGGAGCGCTTCGGCGGTCCCGAGGCGCTCTCCGCCATCAAGGGTCACGTGCTCGATTCCGCGACGTGGACGGGGACCTACGCGCTCAATCGCGACGCGCGGCCTTGAGATGAGCGAGCGTCCGCCGGCCTGTGCGTGCCTCCAGGCCCTGCTGGAGCGCCAAGGATACCGCGAGCTGGCGGCGGCGCAGCTGTTCTCGAGCGGTGTGGCGCTGGCGCCGACGCTGGACGAAAAGCAGATGCTCGCTCGCCACTGCCTGGACGAGCTGGAGCACTTCGAGATCATCGCCACGCTGCTGGAAGAGCAGGGCGGTGGGGATCTGATGAGCCGCGTCTCGCCCCGGGTCGCGGAGCTCCCGAGCCCCGAGACCTGGCTCGAGATGGTGGTGGTCGGCATCTTGTTCGACCGCGCCGTCTACTATCAGCTCCGCGCTTACGCGGCGGCTCCGGACGCGCGGGTGGCGGAGCTCGCGGTGCGGGTCATCGCCGACGAGCAGGAGCACATCGCCGCGAGCCAGGCCGCGCTCCGCGACCTGGGTAAGCGCGAGCCCGATTTCGTTCACCGGCTCTCGACCGCGGTCGATCGCTGGCTGCCGACCTCCCTTGCCTGCTTCGACGACGAGGCGCTGCCCGCCTGCCCCGCCGGGCCTCACGTCTCGTCCGAGGCCCGCGACGTGGCGCTCCGGACCTACCGCGAGAGCCTGGCGGAGCTCCTGGGCCCGCAGGGCGTCTCGCCGGAGCGCTTCCTGGCCAAATGAGTGAGTCGCGGATCGCGACCGCTTCTCCAACCCGAGTCAGCGCGTCGCCGGGCGCTGGTTCAGGTGGCTCGCGAGCATCTCGTAGAGCTCCGGGTCCTGGCGCGGAGCTCTTCGGGGCGCTCGAAGAACGCCTCGACGGCCACGGCGAACAGCTCCGCCTCGTTCGTGCCCGCGTAGTCGCGCAGCACCTGGGGTAGCGCCGCTTGCGGATCTTGCGCAGGCGGGTCGCCACCGCATCGAGCCAGGGCGCGGTGGAGATCCATTCCAAATCGGCCGGGACGCCGTCGGCGCGGCCGTCCTCGAAGTCCATCACGTGCGCCAGCTCGTGCAGCGCCACGTTGTGCCCGTCCTTCGGGCGCGCGAAGCCGTGCCTGAGATCGCGCTGCGAGAGCAAGATCGGCCCCTGCGCGTGGACCATGCCGGCGATCCGTCCGCGGCCCTCCACGGCGTAGCTCTCGTCGAAGGCCTTGGGGTAGACCACGATGTCCCGCAGCGTGGGCCACTCCCAGTCCGGTAGCCCGTGGCCGAGCATGGCGGCGGAGGCCGCGATCAGCACGCGGGTCTCGTCGTCGAGGCGCGAGGCGCGCGCCGTGCGACGCGACGATGCGCTGCTCGGCGAGGAAGATGCGCACGTCGTCCTCGAAGCGCCGGCGGTCCTTCGGGCCGAGTCGGCGCCAGAACGGCACGCGGCGCTCGAGCAGCGTGCGCCACCCTTCCGGGAAGGGCTCGGACAAGAGCCGGCGCCGGACGCGGAAGCGCCGGGTGGCGAGCGCGAACCAGCCAGCCACGGCGGGCCGAACACGCTGGCGCAGGCGCCGACCACCAGCGCGAGGACAAGGGCGAATGCGGCGTGCATCCGGATTCGACGCTTCGGCCAGGCGCGCACGGGACAATCTCATTAGACTCCGCGCCATGCGCCGCCGCCAGGCCCTCGCCGCTCTGCTCGCTTCTCTCGCCGGCGCCTGCGCTCCGCGGCTCGGCACGAAGCCGGGGGCCGGCGCCCCGGCTCGGAGCCGTCGCGAGGCCCGCGAGCGGCTCGACGCCCTGGGGCGTCGCTACGAAGCGCTCATGGCCGAGCACGGCGAGCACGAGTGGTCGCGCTACGCCGGACGCGCCTCGCCGAGGGGCCGGCGCAGAGCGCGCGCATGGAGCGGCTCAGGGCCGCGGGCGCGAGGTGTTCCTGGAGGCCGACGCCATCCTCGCGCGCTTCGGCGACCGCATCGTGTCTCCACGCCGGGCGGAGCTCTGGAGGCGGGGCGCGCTCGGGCTGCGGCTGCTCGGCGATCCGCGGGCGGCCAAGCTCGCCGACGAGCTCGAGGCCACGCTCAACGACCACCGCTTCGTCGTCGACGAAAGGCCCGTCACCCGATCCGAGCTCGCGGAGATGCGGCGCTCCGGCGACCCGCGCGCCCGGCGTCGCACCCGGCAGATCGAGCACGAGCTGCATCGGAAGGCCGCGCCCGTCGCCAGCGAGCTCCTCCGGCGCCGGCGCGAGCTCGCCAAAGAGCTAGGCCGTCCGTCCTTCTACACCGCCCTCCTCGAGGTGCGCGGGGCCGACGTCGCGACGACGGAGCGCGTGCTCTCGGATCTGGCCCAACGTACCCGGCGCTCGTTCGCCGAAGCGCTGGGTCACGGGCGGCGCTTCTTCGGGCGGCCACGCCTCGCCAGCTGGGACGTCGATCACTGGCTCCACCAGCAGGCAACGGTGCCGCACGAGCGCTTCCCGAAGCAGCGCGCGCGGCCGGTGGTCGAGGGGATCTTCCACGCGCTCGGCTTCGACGTCGCAGCCTGGAAGCTCGACGTGACGGTGCGCGACTTCGCCTTCGGCGGCCAGACCATCGCGCTCCGCGTGCCGGACGACGTGCGCCTGGTGGTGCGCTCCCCGCCCGGGATCCGCTACTTCGGCCTCTTACTGCACGAGCTCGGCCACGCGGTCGCGGTGCGCTCTACCGAGAGCGCGGAGCCGCTCTACAAAGGCTACGAGTGGGTCCCCGGTCTGCTCGATCCCGCCTACGCCGAGGGCGTGGCGGAGGTGTTCGGTCGCTTGCTCGACCAGCCCCGGGTGCTCCGCGAGCACTTGAGGCTCAGCGCCGAGGAGAGCGAGACGGTCCTTCGCGCGCGCAGGCTCGAGACGCTGGTGTCGATCCGGCGCGGGCTCGTTGCCACCGCGTTCGAGCGCGCCGCGCTGGAGCAAGACGGCGCGAACCTGGACGCCCTCTCGCTCGACATCGAGCGCCGACTCTCCGGGCTGTTCGTGCCGCGTGACGCCGAGCCGGTCTGGGCCACGTCGCCTTTCCTGGCGACCTACCCGGTCTACACTCAGAGCTATCAGCTCGCGGCCTGTGTGGCCGCGCAGGTTCACCGCGCGCTCGAGGTACGCTTCGGCGACGACTGGCTCTCGCCCGAGGCGGGGCCTTCCTCCGGCAAAACCTGCTGGCCGACGGCGCGCGCTGGACGCTGAACGAGAAGCTCGTGATGACGACCCGGGACAGGCTCGACGCCACGAGCCTCTTGCGCTTTCTGCTCGCGTCGCCCGAGCGCGCGTGATCGCCTATAGTCCGGCCATGCGCCTTGCACTCCTCGCTCTGCCCTGCGTGCTCGCCATCGGTTGCGGTGACGACGACTCGGGGACCGCGTCCAACGTCGGT contains:
- a CDS encoding phenylacetate-CoA oxygenase subunit PaaI; the encoded protein is MSERPPACACLQALLERQGYRELAAAQLFSSGVALAPTLDEKQMLARHCLDELEHFEIIATLLEEQGGGDLMSRVSPRVAELPSPETWLEMVVVGILFDRAVYYQLRAYAAAPDARVAELAVRVIADEQEHIAASQAALRDLGKREPDFVHRLSTAVDRWLPTSLACFDDEALPACPAGPHVSSEARDVALRTYRESLAELLGPQGVSPERFLAK
- a CDS encoding DUF47 domain-containing protein, translated to MALTRDGVFWSAFSAMTERTVEATDALREMLEQPARATELAARIKDLEHAADKITHEVVQALHQTWITPLDREEIHALITSLDSVLDFVDAAGDKIALYEVDSVRPEALELVETLQKSVADIQKAVNGLQKIKDPAPLLELCRSINKHEHDADMIFRRALARLFKERTDPLELMKWRDILESMETSTDRAEDVANIIEGIILEHA
- a CDS encoding zinc-dependent peptidase translates to MDLHRALARCGGDPPAQDPQAALPQVLRDYAGTNEAELFAVAVEAFFERPEELRARTRSSTRCSRAT